The genomic DNA AACAGAAGGGACGCTTTGACTGTAATCTTGCTTTAGCGTCCCCCGAAAATAGTATCTGGTTTATGGTAAATCAGCTTTCTTAAGAGCGCTGAATCCGATCTTTTTGACTGATGAAGATTAATCCAACAACTGCGGGAACAACTACAATTACAAAGCCAGCAACCAGGCTCCACAAAAAGTTAGCTAAAGAAGGAGTCATATCTGCGCCTCTATTTTTACAAAACGATACCATCTTTTAATTTTAACCAGCTGCTACAACCTTGAAAAGTCCAATTGTCAAGGATGATGGCAAATCAATAGAATATTCTGACACAGGGTTAAATTAAGGAAATAGATGAAATTCTTAATAAATCTTAAAATTAAACTGGGTACTAGGGGCTGGGAGAGTTTTGAGTTAAAAAATTGTTTTGTCTCCGTGTTCACCCGCTTTTCAATTCCTA from Phormidium ambiguum IAM M-71 includes the following:
- the psbX gene encoding photosystem II reaction center X protein; this translates as MTPSLANFLWSLVAGFVIVVVPAVVGLIFISQKDRIQRS